The following nucleotide sequence is from Desulfobacterales bacterium.
AAATTTCAGCCTTTTCCCATGTCGTTATCGATGCGCTGTGACAGCACCGACATTCGGTTTTGAAGCGTTTCCCCTTGAGCCATGAGCGTCGAAAGATGGCTGTCTCGCGCCTGAATATTCAGTAGAAACGGCTTGACATTATCGGATATGTCATCGTGGAGTTGCGAAAAGCGTGCTGAAAGTTGTTGCATCAGCCGCTCCCGGAACTGATCCCGGCCATTTTGAATCGCCTGAGCAAACTCCCGCAAAATTTTCCCTCTTTTGGCCACGAGCACCCCGCCGGTGATAAACAATCCAAGACCGGCCAGAATACCGCCCGTAATATCCAGAAGGGTGACATGGGTCGTTAATAAGAGCGCACCGAGCAGGGTCAGGGTGCTGCCGCCCATCAACCGTGAGGGCATGGCCGCCGGGTTCGCCGCCAGCGTGTCATGGAAGAGATCCTTTGCCGCCATGGCATCGACTTTCCGGCGAATGTCCTGAATGACTTCCGTTCGTTTTTCATCCCATACGCTTTTTCGGCCGCCGTCGGGAGTAACGTGAATCGTCTGGCTCAGCTCATCGTCTATCCGCGCCACCAGATCTTGAATCGTTTCCATAAACTGCCAGGATCGCTCGCCGGTTTCCTGAATCAGCGCCTCGGCCAAACGGGTTTCAAACTGGGTCTGAAGTTCTTCCAGCCATGCGGTAACGGACTTTTTTCGGCTGAGCGTGCCACGAATCGCCCGTTTATAAAGCGCCACCACAGACAATCCTTCCTCGAAATCCGAACGAATTTCAAGGCCGATCCGATCATAGCGGGCGCAAAGGGCATCCACAAAGTGCTCAACATCCCGCGCCATATTCTTTTTACCGGCCGCAAGATAGTCCTGAATTCGCCCGGCTGCATTTCGGTCCGCATCGAGTCGCGCCCGGTATTCCTGAAGCGTGTTGTAGACCTTTTTGAGTGCTTGTTCCCCGGAAGTCAGCGTTGTAGAAAGTTTCAGATAAAGATGTCGCCCGCCGGTCACGGTCTTCCGTATATAGTCACGAATAGCCTCAAAGCCGCTGCGCGCATCTTTCTCCTGTTCCCATTTGGCGGATACCACAAAAATCAGCGGTGCGTTTATGCCACGTTTTTCGGCATACTCGCGCACCTTGGCCGTATTGACGGAAAGCTCGTTTTCGGTTGCCAGATCCGCCTGCTGCAACACAAAGACCACCCGTTTTCGCCACTGCTCGCTGATATAGTCCAGAAGCTCCCAAGCGGTTCTCGTATGGGGGTTTTTGGCGGGAAACACAAACAGCACCAGTCCGCTGTTGGGAATATATTGTTCGGTAATCTCATAATGATGCTCGATCACCGTGTTGGTGCCCGGTGTGTCCACAATACTGATGTGCTTGAGTACCTCAACAGGCAGACCGATTCTGAGATGATGAGGATTGATTTCCGTTTCAGTCTGCTGGGCGCTATAGACGATCTGTTGAATTGTATCCGTGCAGGGTGCCGGGTCCACCCGGCAGATATCCGTCTCCAGAAGCGCATTGATAAAGCTGCTTTTTCCGGCTTTTATTTCACCCACGACGACAAATAAAAAAGGTTCGTTGACATGCAGCCGAATGTCGTGAATCACTTCGGCCAACGCGGCATCTTCCAGTGTCTTGGCCAGCGCGTATAACTCTTCGAGCCAGGACGAGACTTCCGTTCGATAGCGCTCAAACGTCTCGTTGATAACAGTGTTTTCCAAAGGCTCCCCTTTCCGGACGAACGGTAACTGCCCTGAAGTAAAAACAAAAGGGGCGAAACACCCCCTATAACGATTTGAATATACAACCTATTTATAGTAAATGGACCATGCCAAAAGCCGGTGGGGGTGTCAATAGAAATGTCGCGCTTGACCCGGCGGCCGCAATTGAGCCTCATGCAAAACCCGAAGGATGAATATAAAAAAAAGCGCCTCTTGAACCCACCATCATTTTCAAGAGGCGCTTGTTATTATGGCTTAGTTGATGCCTGTTAAGCGGTTTTATAGAATTAGCCAACCATCAGCATCGGTGTTTTTTCGTCCGTCGCGGCCGTTACCTTCTTGCCGGCGCTACCGAAATAGAGTCCTGGGTTTCTTTATTAAGGGTTGCATCATAAGTATATGCCGATTTTGATACATTGGTAACTTGGAATATAATGGTTCCTGCTTTCGTTGCCGTCGGTGAAGTAAACGACACCTTGCCGGTAGCATCCGTTACGCCCGAAACGCTGCCGCTGACCAGACCACTCCATGCACCGGTTACCGTTGCGTTTTCCATGGGCAAATTGCCCACATCCCGAATGAGGACATCGGATTGAACGTTGATCCGCTTCTTCACTACCTTTGCCGACAAGTTGATATCATCAACAAAAATGACCTGGTTCGTGTCGGCTGCGACCTGAATCGTCAACCAGTCCTCATTCGTGCTGGTGCCGTTATCCGTCACCTGAAGCGTTGCTTCATAATTGGCCGAAGCGGTATAGGTATGCTGAACCGTAACCCCCGTACCGCTTGTCCCATCGCCAAAATCCCATGCGTAAGAGACGATATTCCCATCCGGATCATAGGAGCCGCTCGCATCAAAGGTGACCGTCAGGGGCGCTGTTCCCGATACCGGTGTCGCTTGCGCTATCGCCACCGGCGCTTCATTACCGTCATTAAAGTTATACTCGACAAACTTATAGAGCTGTTCGTAATCACCGGTAACCGGCACGGTGCCGCAAACCACATCCTTATCTGCATTGATTATGTCCAAAATTCGGTAAGATTTAACCGTAACGCTGTTGCCTGTGACGCTATCGTAAACCCCGAGGTAGTATCGCATGGGATCTCCGCCCAAAGGCACAATATCTGAAAAATCAAACACGAAGGTTCCATCGCACGCTGTGGTCGTTCCGTTAAATGCATACGCGCCGCCCTGGCCGTAAATCATTTTCGGATACCAAATCTGGCTCGGCGATACGCCCGTTGTACCAGAGACCCCAAGTGTTACCCGAAGTTGGTTGCGTTGGGCATGGCTGAGGGTAAATTCCGCAATCAGCGTCGGCGTATAGGAACTTCTGGCCGTTACCCAATGCGCACGAGACGGGGACCAGCCATAAATGCGATTGGTCGCGGGCCCGCCGGATACAGCCGACGGATTTTTCAGGGCATCATAGGCCATCCAGGCAAACCCGGCCTCACCCCAGCTGGTCCCCCAAGAATTGGCAATTCTGAAAGCACCCTTTTCACCGCTGTCCACGGTGCCGTTCCCGTTAATATCCACCCAGATCTCATCGTTGTATCCGACAACAGTCATCGCGTGGTATCCGGAAGTGCCATTTACCCAATGACATATCCTTTTTCCGACAAACGCATCATCCGCGCTCGTGGCCGGGTCGTTGCCGATGGTTTTATATTGCCAGGAGCTGATATAAGTCGGGAAATTAAGGACATACCCATTGAGAAGCAGTTGCTTGACCTGTTCGATTCCGGAATCCAGGTGGGTATTGGCAACATAGCCGTATTGGTCGAACCGGCGATACACGGCATCCCGCCAAACCGTGGCATTCGTATTCCACTGACGGTAATTGCTGTCATAGGGAAATTGCGCCCATGTGGACACGCCATGCTTGATACCGATATCATAGGCCTGATAATACCAGCTGCCCACCAATGCGCCGCCATTTATCATATTATAGGTCCATTTCGGACTCAGCTGCAGACTTTCGCCGCCGGTTTTGGCGTCCAGATCCCGCGCCATGGCGTTCATGTAGGTCATGGCATAGTAAGTACCGGAAAACGCCCCGCAGGAAGGAAGCGAGCCCTGAGAGCGAATCGGCGGGAAAAATTTTAGCGCACTGTTATCCACGTAAGGAGGAAGGGCTGCCGGCATGGTGGTCGTGCTGGAATCGCTGCTTATAACGGAGTCGTCTTTCGGCGCACCAACAACACCTTCAATCTCTTTACCCAAGGGCACAACGGAAACGTCCTTATCCGTCATTTTTCTTTGCGCCCGTTTTTGGCGATATTGGTTTATCCGCTCAAGCCCCCGTTGATTGATTTTCACCTTTTTGACCCGAAGCATATGGGTGTTCTGCCATTCGATATCTTCCTGAGTCAATTCCGGCAGCCCGGTCATTCTGTATCCGTCATCTTGCGAAAACGCGGCAGTATCGCTGCCCAAACAGGCGAACACCGCAATTAATAATCCCGTCAACCATCCCTTAATCTGTGAATTGTTCGTTGGTTTCATTCTTCCCCCTTGTTTTGTTTCATCTTTTTTTCAAAGCCCCGACCTTCCGCCGGCCATCTTCTTCGCAATATCAACCGTTGCGCAGTTGCTATTCGTATGAGCAAGGGGTATGCCAGAAAAAAGAAAAAATATGGTATCATAGGTTGTCGGACTTCAATTCATTTTCTTTACAATAGGTTAAGAGAACAACAGGGGGGAGAAGACGGATAATAGGTGAATCGTTTCTAAAACCCTTGCGCCGGGGGACTGTACACTTGTTCATACAGCAGCGCCGATAATGTAATCTGAATTACAAAGATGAAAACCTTGTAACAGAAGGCCCGGGCCGATTACCAAAATAACAGCGCCGTCATGAGCCTTCAAAAAAAGTCACCAAGGGGTAATGATCCGATGGGTATCGCCCGTCAAATTTTTGTTGAAGCACTGTACAAGAAATTGGCGACAACGCACCTTCAAAGAGAACCCAATCAATATGCGCCCCGTCCGTTTTTCCGGTAAAACCGTGGTGCGTTGCCGGATAGGGGCGGCAAAACACCTCTTTAAAAACCCGAGCGTTCGCAGGACGGTCCGCATGTTTTTCGGTAAGCACCCGATAACAAGGGCTACCCGGCACTGCGTTAAAATCACCGAACAGCACGACCGGCACATTTACCGGCAGGGATAACATCCGATCGAGAATAACCCGGGCCGAATCGGCTTGCACTTCGGCATCAAAATCAAAATGCGTGTTGACGCAGATGACCCGCTCGCTGCCTTTCTGAAACATTCCCACCGTGCATTGCCTCGGCCACTTGCTGCGTTGGAAACGACTGGGAATGTCGGGGGTGGAGCTTAAATAGAAATGATCCCGGTGAACACATTGCCAGGGATTTCGATAAAAAATGACATTATTCTGCCAGGCATCGGGCGCGGATATTCGTCTGCCGATACTGCTCACATTTTTGCCCAGCGCGTCCGCAATAAAATCGAACTGAAAATCATTCACTTCCTGAAACCCGGCAAAATCAGTCGGATACCGGTCCAACAGCTTTTTCAGGCTTTTTTTCCGGAATTCCCACCCGTTTGGCCCATCCTGAGCCAGACCGAACCGAAGATTCAGGGTTAAAATAGAAAACATGCGCCGCCATTCCGCCGGTCCTTTCGCCCCAGAACCGTTGTTAACGTTCCGGCAGGGGATTGATGGCACCGGCCTGAGTTCCGTTATTATGGTTTCCTTCCTCGCAGGTTCTCAATCTTTTTTCAACGCCTTTTCTATCGGAAACGCGATCGGAAGTCTTCCGTGCGGGGCGCAACCGCCAGCGTCCTGTTTCCTTTGGCTTTACAAAGCCGATCGAAATGGATAGGTTATGCCGAGTTCAAATCAGCAGAGGTTGAACCTGGGTTTTAAGAAAAGGAGATACTCATGGCGCTATCGTTGAAATCGGTCGACCTTTCCAGGGAAAAAATGGCGTATCTGGTAATTCCAGTCTGCGAAAAGGCCGACGACGCAGCATTGGCCCCCCCCCTGGCCGCCCTGGTTGAAAAAGCCAGAACGCTCAATGAGTTTAAAGGAAAAAAGGGAGATTGTGTCACCTTTTACGAACCAGAGGGCCTTCATGCCGCCCGGGTGGCCTGCAGCGGATTGGGAGAACCCGACAAACTGGACCGCGAATGCCTTCGCACCATGGCCGCTGGTGCGGTCAAATCCGCCATGGGAAAGAAACTGACAACGCTCCATATCGTACTTCCCAAGATAAAGACTTCGCCGTTAAAACCGGACGAGATCCTTGAAGCGATTGCCGAAGGGGCCTGCCTGGCTAACCATGTGTTCGACAAATATAAAAAAGAAAAAAATCAAACACCGCTGATGCAAATCATTCTCCTGGCAACCCGGGGAGAAGTAAAAAAATACCAAACCCTTATTGATCGGATAGCCGTTATCTGCGAGGGAACCCGAATGGCCAGGGAATGGGTTTCTACGCCTTCGAACGAAAAAGCCCCCGGCGCGCTGGCCGCAGAAATCGCCTCACACGCAAAAAAAGTTGGGCTCAGCATTGAAATACTGACCGAAAAGGAACTGAAACAAAAAAAATTCGGCGCGCTGCTGGCTGTTTCGAACGGCAGCGACCAAAAGCCTTGCCTGGTAACCCTGATGCATGCACCTCGGGGCGCCAAAAAAACAATCCTGCTAGTGGGAAAGGGCATCACCTTCGACAGCGGCGGCTTGAACCTCAAGCAGGGGCCGAACATGGATATGATGAAAATGGACATGGCCGGCGCCGCAGCGGTCGCCGCTACCCTGATTACAGCGGCCCGGTTAAGAACAAAAATAAATCTTATCGGGGTGATGCCTCTGGTGGAAAATATGCCGTCGGGCAAAGCGTGCCGGCCCGGTGACATCATTAAAAGCCTCGACGGCAAAACCATTGAAATCGGTAATACCGATGCCGAGGGCCGCCTGATTTTAGCCGATGCCCTGACCTGGGCCATTGCGCGCTTCAAGCCGGATATCACCTTGGATCTCGCCACGCTTACCGGTGCTTGCGTCGCGGCGCTGGGAGAGCGCATTGCGGGCATATTTACCACGGATGATGAACTCGCCGACCTGCTAAGTACTGCCGGGCAAAAAACCCATGAGCGCTGCTGGCCCATGCCCATGCCCGATGATTACCGGGAGTTTATGAAAAGCGAAGTGGCCGATATTCGGAACATGAGCAGCACCAGCTACGGCGGCGCCATTACGGCCGCGCTTTTCCTGTCTGAATTTACGAACAACACCCGGTGGGCGCACATTGATATCGCGGGTACGGCATTTTTAAAAAACGGCGGCGATTACTGCCCCCCCGGCGGATCCGGGTACGGGGTGCGGCTGTTGACCGAAGCAATAACTGCATGGACAAATTAACGTCGCCTTTATGCCAACGCACCCAACACCGTCACAACCTTGTCCATCTGTTCCGGAGAATTGTAGATATGCGGAGAAAACCGGATTCTGCCCAGCCGTTCCGCAGCGATGATACGGTGTTTTTTCAGGTGAGAAAGAATCAATGGCGCAGCCAGTCCCGATTTTTCACACACCACGATACCAGTAGGCCAACCCGGATGGCGAAAAGAGAGCACCTTAAAACCGATCGCGGTCAATCCCTTGCTCAACCTATCGCTTAGCTTAAATATTCGACGGCGAACGGTTTCAAATCCAACGGCGGCCAGAAAATCAAGAGAAGCGGCAAAATAAACCCAGTCGTTCCAATTCCCCGTGGAATAGGTAAATCGATCGGCCGTCGGTTTCAGCTCATCCTTATACGGTAAATAGGCATGATCGTCGATCACAGATTCGGAGCCCAGGAAAATCGGATCCAATTCCGATAGCTTGTCTTCGGCGATATAAAACACGCCGACGCCGAGCGGTCCCAACAACCATTTCCATGCCGAAAAAGACATATAGGAAATTCCCATGCGCTTTACATCCATCGGCTGCATTCCCACACCTTGGGCGCCGTCAATGATCAGCGCAATGCCCCGTTCCCGGCATAAATTCCCAATCGCCGAAAGCGGCAGCGGCATGCCGGTACACCAGTGCACCGCGGAAAGGGCCATGGCCCTCGTTTTTTGATTTACCAGGGAGAAAAGACCGCGAAAAAATTCTTCCGGTGTGTCGCTCATCGGCGCAAAAAGCAGCCGAATCCCTTTTTTCCCCCAATGTTTCCAGGGATAAATATTGCTCGGATACTCATTTTCCAGAAGAATCAACTCGTCGCCCGGCGCAAGGTTAAGCCCGCGAGAAACAAAGTTCATCCCTTCGGCCGTGTTATGAATCAAGGCCAGTTCGTCGGCCCGGCAGTTCAGAAGTTTCGCCAAAACGGCTTTGATGTTTCGCCGGACATTCACGTAACCCGCCGTTTCCGTCAGTATTCCTTTTTGAGCATAGCCGGTTAGGTGGCGCGTCACCGCCTCGACAGCATGAACGCCGGCGGGCGTGGTGCCGCAGTTATTCAGCCAGATCATTTCCCGATTCACCGGAAACGCGTCATGTACTTTTTGCCAGTCCATGGAATGATATCCTTATTATATTCTGAAATTTTTCTGATCATAGCGACTTTGTACATGTGCATCAATAGGTAGGCCAGTTATTAATGCCTTTCCGGTTCGGTTTAATCACAAGAGTAAGAATAAATGTAACTACTCAGTATTCAGAATTCAGGAGCCAGAATTCAAAATAATGCACTAACCGCCTGAATCTTCATTCAACTATATTAATCCGGCTGCTTTCAGTTGTTTTTATTCTGAATTCTGGATTCTGTCTCCTGGCTACTGAGCAGTTACGTTGCTTTCTACTTTTTCATTGTTACCGGGTAGCCACAGTGCTATGAGTCAGCCCATGTTGACTTCAGACGAACCGCAACGGCTTGATAAGCGAATCTTCGCAACACTTTTTCTGGCAATTTTTTCCTGTGTGACCGGTGTGGGCATCGTTGTCCCGCTCCTGCCCGTGTACGCCAACAATTTAGGCGCCAGCGGATTATATGTGGGGTTGATCTTCGGCGCCTTCTCGTTTTCAAGATCCGTCTTTATGCCCTATTTCGGCCGCATGTCGGATAAAAAGGGTCGCAAACCGCTCATTGTGATCGGGCTTTTCTGCTATGTGCTGATTTCCATCGCCTTCATGGGATTTGAAGACGTCAATGCCCTGATTGTTCTCCGGTTCATTCAAGGCATCGCCTCGGCCATGATCATGCCGGTGACACAAGCCTATGTGGGGGACATCACGCCGGTCGGGGATGAAGGCTTCAGCATGGGGCTTTTTAACATGTCCATGTTCATGGGCTTAAGCATCGGTCCGCTCCTTGGCGGCTTCATCAGCGAGCAGTTCAGTCTTGCGGCCGCCTTTGGCTGCATGGGCGGGATGGCCCTGGTGGGGTGCATTTTGGGGCTTTTTCTACTGCCGCCCACTCGAATGGAGCGGGTGGTCATTCAGGGAAAAAAGCCGCTTGAATGGAAAGATCTGCTCACCGACCGAGACATTCTCATTCTTTCTGTTTTCCGGTTTGCGTACACAACCTGTATCGGCATTCTTTGGGGGTTTTTGCCCGTCTATGCGGATTCCCAATTTTCACTACCACCCAGTAAAATCGGAATTCTGCTCATGCTGGGCGTTTTCACGAGTGGACTGATCCATATTCCCATGGGCGCTGTTGCAGACCGCTGTAATAAATTCATGCTGGTGACCATTGGCGGCTTGATAGTGGTCTATGCGGTCATGTCCTTTCAATGGGCAACCGGGTTCCAGGATTTATTTATCGCCAATGTACTTTTCGGCATCGGCGGCGGGATTTCCATGCCGGCGCTCATGGCGCTGGTTATTATCGCGGGAAACCGCACCCATGCCATGGGATCGGTCATGGCGCTGCTAACCACGGCGCACAGCCTCGGCATGCTCAGCGGCTCGCTGCTGGCCGGCCTCATTATGGACATTTCGGAATTGCGGTTTGCGTTCGCCTGGGGTGCTGCCATCATGGGACTGGGGGTTTTACTTTTTTGCAGCGGCACCCTTTATAACAACCTCGCGAAGCGCCGCGCAACCACGAGCGGTAATGCACATCCAACAGCATCATAGACCCAAGGACATGCACCAACAAGCGTGCATCATTGGGAAAAGATCGTTGGCCTCCCAGCCTCCCAGCTTCCTGGCCTCCCAGCTTCCTGGCCTCCCAGCTTCCTGGCCTCCCAGCCTCCTGGCCTCCCAGCTTTCTAATACTTCAACTGGTATAATTCGCCACCCTTGCGAAGAATCACCCGCTCCTGCTCAATCCGCTCCACATTCATGTCTCCGACACTCTCCCCTTCCCTGGCTATTTGTGAATTAATGACGGCAAACCGGCTGGCCGGTTCGCTCGCCCAGGCCAACGCCTGAAGCTTGAGTCCGACTTCGGCGGGCAGCGCCATTAAATCAGCCGGGCTTGCTGCGGGGGATGTCCTCGCCTCTTTTTGCGGCAGGGGCATCCGTTTCATTTCAGGCGCTGGGGCATGAATTTCAATCGCTTTATCACGGGCAGGTATCAACGGCGGTTTTTCCGTTGCTTTACGGTTCAGAGCGGTGATGGGGGTTGTCTTCTCCGTTACGCGAGGAGGCAAATCAGTCGGCTTTTTAAGCAGTTGCGGCAGGGACGGTGCGGCTATTGTCGATGTTGTGATGGTTAACGGTACCGGGGTTGGCAACGCTTTCGCTTTTTCGACCGCGGGCACCACAGGCACTATTGGCGGCCTAATTTCAGTTTGGTCACCTTTGAAAAACAGCACCCCACCCGCAAAGAGAATCAGCACGAGCATCGACGAGACCCAAGGCCTTTTGCGCATCGCCGGTTTCATCTGCCGCCTTAATGCCTGCCGGATGTTAAAGGCAGGGGGCGTCGCTGCGCCATTGTACGGGCTGGTTTCATTTTCCAGTTTCTTTAATGCCTTGAGGATGGAACTCATGGACTCAGTCCTTCATCATAAGATGTGGCATGTTAAAAGACCCCTGCTCATTATAAAGCAAAATTTTTGTTAAAGAGCCCACGAGTCCGTCCACCTCAATCCCGTATTTTTTTTGTATCTCTTTTACGGCCAACCGGGTGCCCTCGTCATACT
It contains:
- a CDS encoding leucyl aminopeptidase, yielding MALSLKSVDLSREKMAYLVIPVCEKADDAALAPPLAALVEKARTLNEFKGKKGDCVTFYEPEGLHAARVACSGLGEPDKLDRECLRTMAAGAVKSAMGKKLTTLHIVLPKIKTSPLKPDEILEAIAEGACLANHVFDKYKKEKNQTPLMQIILLATRGEVKKYQTLIDRIAVICEGTRMAREWVSTPSNEKAPGALAAEIASHAKKVGLSIEILTEKELKQKKFGALLAVSNGSDQKPCLVTLMHAPRGAKKTILLVGKGITFDSGGLNLKQGPNMDMMKMDMAGAAAVAATLITAARLRTKINLIGVMPLVENMPSGKACRPGDIIKSLDGKTIEIGNTDAEGRLILADALTWAIARFKPDITLDLATLTGACVAALGERIAGIFTTDDELADLLSTAGQKTHERCWPMPMPDDYREFMKSEVADIRNMSSTSYGGAITAALFLSEFTNNTRWAHIDIAGTAFLKNGGDYCPPGGSGYGVRLLTEAITAWTN
- a CDS encoding aminotransferase class V-fold PLP-dependent enzyme — its product is MDWQKVHDAFPVNREMIWLNNCGTTPAGVHAVEAVTRHLTGYAQKGILTETAGYVNVRRNIKAVLAKLLNCRADELALIHNTAEGMNFVSRGLNLAPGDELILLENEYPSNIYPWKHWGKKGIRLLFAPMSDTPEEFFRGLFSLVNQKTRAMALSAVHWCTGMPLPLSAIGNLCRERGIALIIDGAQGVGMQPMDVKRMGISYMSFSAWKWLLGPLGVGVFYIAEDKLSELDPIFLGSESVIDDHAYLPYKDELKPTADRFTYSTGNWNDWVYFAASLDFLAAVGFETVRRRIFKLSDRLSKGLTAIGFKVLSFRHPGWPTGIVVCEKSGLAAPLILSHLKKHRIIAAERLGRIRFSPHIYNSPEQMDKVVTVLGALA
- a CDS encoding PKD domain-containing protein, translated to MKPTNNSQIKGWLTGLLIAVFACLGSDTAAFSQDDGYRMTGLPELTQEDIEWQNTHMLRVKKVKINQRGLERINQYRQKRAQRKMTDKDVSVVPLGKEIEGVVGAPKDDSVISSDSSTTTMPAALPPYVDNSALKFFPPIRSQGSLPSCGAFSGTYYAMTYMNAMARDLDAKTGGESLQLSPKWTYNMINGGALVGSWYYQAYDIGIKHGVSTWAQFPYDSNYRQWNTNATVWRDAVYRRFDQYGYVANTHLDSGIEQVKQLLLNGYVLNFPTYISSWQYKTIGNDPATSADDAFVGKRICHWVNGTSGYHAMTVVGYNDEIWVDINGNGTVDSGEKGAFRIANSWGTSWGEAGFAWMAYDALKNPSAVSGGPATNRIYGWSPSRAHWVTARSSYTPTLIAEFTLSHAQRNQLRVTLGVSGTTGVSPSQIWYPKMIYGQGGAYAFNGTTTACDGTFVFDFSDIVPLGGDPMRYYLGVYDSVTGNSVTVKSYRILDIINADKDVVCGTVPVTGDYEQLYKFVEYNFNDGNEAPVAIAQATPVSGTAPLTVTFDASGSYDPDGNIVSYAWDFGDGTSGTGVTVQHTYTASANYEATLQVTDNGTSTNEDWLTIQVAADTNQVIFVDDINLSAKVVKKRINVQSDVLIRDVGNLPMENATVTGAWSGLVSGSVSGVTDATGKVSFTSPTATKAGTIIFQVTNVSKSAYTYDATLNKETQDSISVAPARR
- a CDS encoding MFS transporter; this encodes MLTSDEPQRLDKRIFATLFLAIFSCVTGVGIVVPLLPVYANNLGASGLYVGLIFGAFSFSRSVFMPYFGRMSDKKGRKPLIVIGLFCYVLISIAFMGFEDVNALIVLRFIQGIASAMIMPVTQAYVGDITPVGDEGFSMGLFNMSMFMGLSIGPLLGGFISEQFSLAAAFGCMGGMALVGCILGLFLLPPTRMERVVIQGKKPLEWKDLLTDRDILILSVFRFAYTTCIGILWGFLPVYADSQFSLPPSKIGILLMLGVFTSGLIHIPMGAVADRCNKFMLVTIGGLIVVYAVMSFQWATGFQDLFIANVLFGIGGGISMPALMALVIIAGNRTHAMGSVMALLTTAHSLGMLSGSLLAGLIMDISELRFAFAWGAAIMGLGVLLFCSGTLYNNLAKRRATTSGNAHPTAS
- a CDS encoding dynamin family protein yields the protein MENTVINETFERYRTEVSSWLEELYALAKTLEDAALAEVIHDIRLHVNEPFLFVVVGEIKAGKSSFINALLETDICRVDPAPCTDTIQQIVYSAQQTETEINPHHLRIGLPVEVLKHISIVDTPGTNTVIEHHYEITEQYIPNSGLVLFVFPAKNPHTRTAWELLDYISEQWRKRVVFVLQQADLATENELSVNTAKVREYAEKRGINAPLIFVVSAKWEQEKDARSGFEAIRDYIRKTVTGGRHLYLKLSTTLTSGEQALKKVYNTLQEYRARLDADRNAAGRIQDYLAAGKKNMARDVEHFVDALCARYDRIGLEIRSDFEEGLSVVALYKRAIRGTLSRKKSVTAWLEELQTQFETRLAEALIQETGERSWQFMETIQDLVARIDDELSQTIHVTPDGGRKSVWDEKRTEVIQDIRRKVDAMAAKDLFHDTLAANPAAMPSRLMGGSTLTLLGALLLTTHVTLLDITGGILAGLGLFITGGVLVAKRGKILREFAQAIQNGRDQFRERLMQQLSARFSQLHDDISDNVKPFLLNIQARDSHLSTLMAQGETLQNRMSVLSQRIDNDMGKG
- a CDS encoding general secretion pathway protein GspB, with the protein product MSSILKALKKLENETSPYNGAATPPAFNIRQALRRQMKPAMRKRPWVSSMLVLILFAGGVLFFKGDQTEIRPPIVPVVPAVEKAKALPTPVPLTITTSTIAAPSLPQLLKKPTDLPPRVTEKTTPITALNRKATEKPPLIPARDKAIEIHAPAPEMKRMPLPQKEARTSPAASPADLMALPAEVGLKLQALAWASEPASRFAVINSQIAREGESVGDMNVERIEQERVILRKGGELYQLKY
- a CDS encoding endonuclease/exonuclease/phosphatase family protein, which encodes MFSILTLNLRFGLAQDGPNGWEFRKKSLKKLLDRYPTDFAGFQEVNDFQFDFIADALGKNVSSIGRRISAPDAWQNNVIFYRNPWQCVHRDHFYLSSTPDIPSRFQRSKWPRQCTVGMFQKGSERVICVNTHFDFDAEVQADSARVILDRMLSLPVNVPVVLFGDFNAVPGSPCYRVLTEKHADRPANARVFKEVFCRPYPATHHGFTGKTDGAHIDWVLFEGALSPISCTVLQQKFDGRYPSDHYPLVTFFEGS